AATGTGTTAAGGATAGAAATTGAAAACCATTCATGCAGTTAATTGTCCATTAGCACTAAATACTTCAAAATACTTACAGAAATTACGGAAAATAAAGTGCATTTTCTGTCAAGAGAACATTTGGAACTTTCTAAAAGGCTTGTGCTTGTCGTAGTGCTCCGACAATGACTCTGAAGAAAGTTTTGCAATAAAAAACTCTACAGAATTCTGAGGTACCATTGCTAGCTGAACAAGAATATGGATTTAGCTGTGAATAAAATCTAAgttgcaatgaaaaataaaactttctggtGTTTTTAGCTGAGCATGAAGGAATTTGTGGCTCCAGCTGAGAGATCATGTCTGAAGTGTGCAGAGTGACTGGCATAAGCTGATAGCAAGAAGTCATCAGGAAAAGGGCAAGCAAGGacaataataatttctttttattctatatttagtaaaataaataattctgtttaGGTTTAAATGCTATCTTTCTTCTACATTACTTTTGAACTATATAGattttctgtcactgctctCTCATGTCTTAGCCAGTCTTCTATAACAGCATTAGATTTCTGCTCTCTCACAAAGAACCTCTTTGATGCTAACCAGCCATTTATTTGCTATATGTATTTTGTCTGTAGTTTAAGATCCTCTCAAGTTATCTTAGTTTGCATGAGAGGTCTGTTAACTAGGTAACATTCAGATTGTTGGGAGGGAAATCCAGGAAGCTGTGTTAACTTGAATTATAGCTCTGCTCCCCATCTAGGCTGCCAGCTTGAGTGAGTTTATGAATTCAGATACAACTTTGCTGCTCACCTAATTCTgcagtgatgaaaaaaattctgtgcacTAGTACCAGATAGCCTGATGCGGAATATTAATTCTTAACTTATTCCTAGAGGCATCCCAAAAATCAGTACTCAAATATAAGCAAGGTGCTCATATACAGACGTCACTGAGGCTGTACATATATGTAAAAGAGATGAATGGTGGTCCTAAATTCTGTCTTCAGAAATTCCATCATTAGCTGTCTCCTAGGTGTAAAATAAAGAAGCTGAAATGGCAGAGTTAAATAGGTGCAGCAGAAAGTCAGCATTTACAATGACTGATTgcaaaatattgatttttttcaaatacatattttgtgaTTGACATGCCCCACTTGCAtatgaaatattgaaatgtcAGATGGCAGAACTGGCTCAATAATAACTTTCCTACCATAATGCTCTGAGACTGAAAGCCTGCAAAAACCAGGATCCAGGCACTATCATCAAGCATGGCAGCACCAGAAGAATgaagcaggaggcagctctgaTGGTGGACCTCTGACAGAAAGTCCAGTGGAATTTCATGGGAGGATAAGGTTTTACCCATGTTCTTACTCCTGCACAATCTCAATCTGAGTtaccagaaataaataaaggtaTTGCCAATGCTATGATGGACTAAACACTTTGGAGCCTGAGACAGCCTCTCTCCAGCTGAACtcaaatgaaatttttcagCAGGAGGAGTGCTGCAAATTTGGAGCTGCAGAGGCCTTCCCTCAGGGCAAGTTTTTTAGTGTAGTATTTTGGAGGAGTCTGTTTTATTATTCCAACTGCTGACATTTGGAGGCAATAAGCTATCTAATCTAACAGCAATTTTGAACCCAAAGTTCAGGGTAGGAGGAactgagaaggaacaaaagaatGCAAAGTTCAGGCAGCAAGTGGCGCATACAGAGAGtgagcagctttcccagctcaggGAAACAGGCAGGATCCTGCTTCAGCAGGACATAATGATATATTAATGTGTATATAACATAGTATATAATAGAGTAATATAATAATGTACATAGCATGGTAAACAAGAGTAAGAGAAAGGGCAGGGAAGGATGCAAAGCTGGCTTTGAGTCTCCAGCATGACTCCTACTACTCTCAGGGAGATGGAATTCTCCTACATATGTGTCTGTCAGCAGTCTGGAGAAGATGTACAGAACTACTAATTTGTcactttccttcctctgtgccACTTTAAACAATAGAAACAAGGAGAGGAAATTTCATAGGATGTAGAGGAAATTCTATCCTTGCTAATACTGGGGACATTTTCCACCACTGCACTTATCAAGTATGGATTGATCTAGTTTGTAATAATCAGTAAGAACTAATAAAGAATTGGCAGCATTTAGATGTTTTTTACACCACTCATGGAAGGcaacttttacatttttatgcttcttttttgcagtcattttctctcatttcaaaGACATCTCCTGCTcactttggaattttttaaaagatgaccGAAACTCCTCTACTGAATGTTCTGTCCTCAAACCAGAGTGAAAACCAGAGCAACTCAACTCGTTGCCCAGACTTGGATGACTGGTGGGACATTGTGTTCTATATAGTACCCAAGTACCTCAGCGCTGTCTGTGTTATTGGTATGCTTGGAAATGTGTTTGTTCTCCTCATTTATTCACTGCACAAGGGCCCCCTGAAGACAGCTGAAATCTATCTTATGAATCTGGCTATTGCTGATCTTATCTTCCTCACGTGCCTCCCATTCTGGGCAGTGAACACCCATAACAGGTTTAAGTGGCCGTTTGGCATCTTCCTGTGCCGCAGCGTCAGCACCTCCATCGTCTTGAACATGTACACCAGCATCTACCTGCTCGTGGCCGTCAGCGTGGATCGCTACCTGACTTTTGTCCATACCTTGAACCACAGAGAACTATGGAGCAAAACTATGACCAAAGGCATCTGCTTGCTCATCTGGTTGTTTTGCATTCTTCTCAGTGTCCCAAATTTCATGTACCGGACTGTGAAAGAATTTCCCTCGTGGAATATCTCAGCGTGCTATTTGGAGTACCCCAACTCGACGTGGGTAACAGCTGAACGCCTGGTATTTAACGTGGTGGGGTTtctgctgccagccacagcaATCATCTTCCTCAATTTCTCCACCATTAGATCcctaaagaaaacagcaagagAACGAAGAGCACTCAGAGCAAAGGGTTGCATGGGGCAGAAAGGCATGAGGGCAACGAGGCTGATCACCACTGTGGTActgatgtttcttttctgctggaCTCCTTAccatttttttgtgttccttgaTCTATTACACAATACAAAAGTGGTCAAAGGCTGCTTCTGGGAGGAACTACTCAACTTTGGGCAGCAGTTTTCTTATATTCTGGCTACCACCAACAGCTGCATTAACCCTGTGATTTATGTCTTTGTTGGGAAATACTTCAGGCAAAAGGCTTTAGAAGTTTTTTCACAGTTTATTCCCTGTGGATTTCCTTCGAGATGGGTATCTCTCAAAGAAATGTCTTCAAATTTCAGCATGTCTCCAGTCAAGAATGATTCAACATAATGGTTCTCAGTTCCATCTTCATTTTGATATCACAACTTATTTTGTGCTACTGCAAAtggcattaaaaattaatatgaaatgcTCTGATATGGCCTTCACAGATCAAGATAATTATCTATTGAAGTAAATCACTTGATTGTTTACTTTTTCCTCAGGTTTGCTTTCTTAGTTCTGTGTTATCCATCCAAATGCATGACATGTGTGTGATACCAGAATTTTACAACAAATTATCTAACCTGTTTTACCTATTAACACTGGCTTAAAAGAAAGTCTTTTTGACAAAATACCAGAAATCTGGTTTCTTTGCAGAAATCCATAAGCCAGCTGAATGTTTTGCTGCATTGTATCTGTGATGACAGCTGCTATACTCCCTATAACATTATTCATAAAATTACAACAGGTATTACAGAGCAAATATGAGCTTAATCTTTGGCTGataaatgcatttgaaaaggtagagaataacTTTGGTTATTTTGAACAATATTTTAACTGGTTTGCATTTTCACAGTAAGATACAGAGAACTTTAtcatttttgtgcattttaattaTATTCAGTGCATAACTATTGTACAAGATGATGGAACACAAAGAAGTGTGTATAAATTGTAAAAAAAGCAAGGTAACACAGTAGCCTCCTCAAAACCTGACTTTTGCTGATCCAGTAAAGTATTACAAAATTGCTCATTAAGTACTGTAAagatcctttttattttgtatatgtGAACATATCAATGATGACCGTTGATACTGTATTATTTAGAGGTAAATACTTAgattcatatttatattttgatgaatcaaaattaataaaacaggTAACATTTTACTTCataggttgtttttttctttcttatatttatttttatattttgtctcttttccccTTATTCCTTTGGGTAAGAGCAAATATATAGTTCTGTGATTAAAAATCCTTATTGCTACCAGAACACAAACTCTCatagcagaagaaaacttcttttccaTCACAGCCACAATGGCAAAGTAGATGTAAGACAATAGATATCGGTTTCTGCAACTCTTAAATTATTTGTATGTACAGACATGGAAGAAGACAGTGCAGCCTGTTCAGCCAGAAAGATATTGGTGCAGAAGAGAGCATCCAGACACATCATTTGTGTACCAATTCATTTAACTACTCATTGTAAAGCCTGTTTAGTCCTGTACTCACTGTAATGGCACTGCAttctctgctgttctttttaGTGTTTACATTCTGAATATGTAATTAATCTCTTATTTTATTATAGAAATATGTCTATTTGACTTCATTGCAATAAGATtagtgttaattttttaatggttCTTAAAAACTTTTTGTATTTGAACCATGGAAGCCTTTTGAAGACTTAAAAGTCTATCTTCCTGCAATGGTGGTTTAAGAATTAAGGGTGGATTAAGGGATCAGGGAGGAAGAATCTCTCATAAATTTACTACTTCCAGTCCTTCTGTGacagatgattttaaaataaacaggtTTAAACACCAGTAGTAACAATAATACATGAAGTTCTCTGACTCATCTGCAATCAAATTCCTAATTCCTGTCTATTTTAAACACTTGTATCTATTTAACACATCCCCAGCTGAATCTTGAATTCAAAAAAACTTCCATGCAGAGatattttct
This sequence is a window from Parus major isolate Abel chromosome 5, Parus_major1.1, whole genome shotgun sequence. Protein-coding genes within it:
- the BDKRB1 gene encoding B1 bradykinin receptor; the encoded protein is MTETPLLNVLSSNQSENQSNSTRCPDLDDWWDIVFYIVPKYLSAVCVIGMLGNVFVLLIYSLHKGPLKTAEIYLMNLAIADLIFLTCLPFWAVNTHNRFKWPFGIFLCRSVSTSIVLNMYTSIYLLVAVSVDRYLTFVHTLNHRELWSKTMTKGICLLIWLFCILLSVPNFMYRTVKEFPSWNISACYLEYPNSTWVTAERLVFNVVGFLLPATAIIFLNFSTIRSLKKTARERRALRAKGCMGQKGMRATRLITTVVLMFLFCWTPYHFFVFLDLLHNTKVVKGCFWEELLNFGQQFSYILATTNSCINPVIYVFVGKYFRQKALEVFSQFIPCGFPSRWVSLKEMSSNFSMSPVKNDST